The bacterium genome includes the window AACGTGTACCTTGGTCTGCGCCGGCGCCACCACCTATATGGCCAGCGGGCACCTGATCTTGGAGGTCGCGGCGATTCCCGGAGATCCGACTCGAATCGCGAGTCAGATCATCACCGGCATCGGCTTTCTCGGAGCCGGGGCGATCATCCGCGGAGCCGGCTCGGTCAGTGGCCTGACCTCGGCCGCGACGATCTGGTTTCAAGGCGCTCTGGGAATTCTGATCGGCTGCAGCTATCCGATCACCGGTATTCTGCTGGCCCTGGTGGTTGTCGTTCTGCTCTCGGTCGTGAGTGGACTGGAGAGCTGGTACGGGAAGCTGATGGAGCGGCGG containing:
- a CDS encoding MgtC/SapB family protein; the encoded protein is MQELSGLGGWFLSFLPLLLAAFASGAIVGLERQHHGGPIGIRTCTLVCAGATTYMASGHLILEVAAIPGDPTRIASQIITGIGFLGAGAIIRGAGSVSGLTSAATIWFQGALGILIGCSYPITGILLALVVVVLLSVVSGLESWYGKLMERRRGAEPAGTG